A window of candidate division KSB1 bacterium genomic DNA:
CACCGGGACTTGCTTGGCCTGGAGATGTCGGAGTCGGGCACGACGAGGTCGCCTATTTCCGGACATCGCCGAGCTGAACGCGCCGCTGGGTGGCTTGCCTCCGCAAAGAATGTCGCTCTTCGTTTCGCGGTCTGGCCGGCTCCGGCATAAGGGCAGAAGGGGTCCCGAAAGGAGGAGCCATGCCAGCGTCAAGACTGAAGCAATTCCTGGACGAAGAGGGGGTCAAGTACGTCAGCATCAAGCACTCCCGTGCCTACACGGCGCAGGAAATTGCGGCCGCGATGCACGTCCCCGGGCAGGAGCTCGCAAAAACGGTGCTGGTCAAACTCGATGGCAAGATGGCGATGATTGTCCTGCCCGCCAGCTACACGGTTGACCTGGAGGCGCTTCGCAAGTGCACCGGGGCGAGCCAAGCGGAGCTGGCCCGCGAGGAGGAGTTCCGGGAGTTGTTCCCGGACTGTGAGCTCGGCGCCATGCCACCGTTCGGCAATCTTTACGGCCTTCCGGTGTACGTCGACGAGTCGATCACCCAGGATAAGGAGATCGTCTTCAACGCCTGCTCCCATACGGAGGCCATACGGATGGCCTATGCGGACTATGAGCGGCTGGTCCACCCAACCCACGTGCGTTGCGGTCGCCATGTTTGAGGGAGGCGGGTGCGGCTTGCCCCCATCGCCCCGCGGCTGGAATAGGGGGTGGGAGCGCCTGCTTCCGTGTGGTGCCAGTGGGAGGTGAGGAAAGCATGGGCGAACGGATTCGCCTCGCCCACGGAAGCGGAGGACGGCTCACCCTGCGTCTCATTGAAGAGGTGTTTCGAGCTCGGTTCGGGGTCAATGAGCCTCCGGACGACAGCTTTGTAACGGATCTGCCGCACGAGCGGATCGCCGTCACGACCGATGCCCATGTGGTCGAGCCGATCTTCTTCCCGGGCGGGGATATCGGTCGCCTCGCCATCTGCGGGACGGTAAACGATCTGGCTGTGCAGGGGGCTGTCCCCCGGCTGATCACGGCCGCCTTTGTCCTGGAGGAGGGACTTTCCCTGGTTGAGCTCGATCGAATTGTGGCCTCGATGGCCCAGGCCGCGGAGACGGTGGGCGCCCGCATTGTGGCTGGTGACACCAAAGTCGTGCCGAAAGGGAAAGGCGACAAAGTCTATATCGTGACCACGGGCTTGGGGGTCGTGGAGAGCCCTTATCCTCTATCCGGTTCGAATGCGAGGCCGGGCGATGTGGTGCTGGTCAGCGGGCCGGTGGGTGAGCACGAGATGGCCATCATCGCTGCCCGTTCGGGCATCGCGCTGGATGGCGATTTTTGCTCAGACGTCGCGCCTCTATTGGATCTCGCTGCCGCCCTCTGGCGGAGCTGTGAGGTGCACGCGATGAGGGACCCTACGAGGGGAGGGCTTGCCACCACCTTGAACGAAATTTCGCGCCAGTCCCGAGTAGCGATCGAGGTGGACGAGCGAAGCGTTCCTGTTCGCCCAGAGGTCCTGGGCGCCTGCGAACTGCTGGGGTTTGATCCCCTGTACCTCGCCTGCGAGGGGCGCCTCGTGGCGGTGGTTCCCGAAAGCGAAGCCGAACGGGCTCTTACCGTGCTTCGCACTCATCCCCTGGGCAGAGAAGCGGCGGTGGTGGGCCGGGTCCTACGCGAGCCGGAAGCAAGGGTGTACTTACGTACGGGCATCGGGGGCCGCCGAATTCTGGACCTCCTTTCAGGCGAACAGCTACCGCGCATCTGCTGAGAGGAGAAGGGGCGGGGGGCCGGGCCTGTACCGGTCCAAGACTCGAAGTCTCTCCGGAGGGGGAGGCCGAAGGGGGATCAAGAGCCGGCAATTCAGGCTTCCGCATTTGACCTCCGCTGTCGCTCCTCGCGTCTATCCTTGAACGTCCACGAGCTCCGGTCCTGAGCCAAAAGGTCTAACCCTGACCCCAGGTCCTTTGCCGTCCCTCAGTCTGTCATGGACGATAGGGGAAGCACCAACTCTCGGGCCAAGACATTCGCCACGGCGCCGTGGAGAGAGGTTGCCCTATCGCGGGTTGTCGGTACGCTCTGCGGGAGAAGGCGTGCCCGTCATGCGCGCCCCACGATTCAATCCGCTTAAGTTTGCGCCGCTTCGGTCGATCATACCTGTGCAGCATTGCAAACACCCTCGTTGGGAGGGGCGATCCTCTTTCGGAACGGTGGTGGCAACCTCTCACGACCCATGCGTCGCTCAGGAGGCAATCGCATGAAGAAGGCAGCGGTTTTGTGGACGTGGGGCCTGCTCCTGGCTGTCTCACTGCGGGGTTCCGTTCTGGCGCAGGAGGCGACGCTGTTGCAGCAGTTCTTTGTGATGAAAGCCTTTGCGCCCAACTTGGAGAGGGTGGGTGTGCTGGTCAGCTCGGATCGCGGCGAAGCCTTTAAAGATAAACTTGGGCGGGCCTCCGCGGCGGTTGGGGTCAAGGCAGTGGTCACCATTGTGGGGAATCTGCACGAGCTGTCGAAAGCCTATCAGGAGCTGGTCGACGTCTATCAGGTTCGCTTCATCTGGGTTCCTTCGGACGACCCCGTGTTACGATCGGACGTGGCCCGGGAATACTTGGTGAAGAAGTCCGTGACGCAGGGCGTGGGAATCTTGGCCCCCGATAAGAGCTGGGTGATGCAGGGGGCAACGCTGTTCGTTGGCGTCGAAGGGGAGAAAGTGAAGCCGTTCTACAATAGCAAGAGTCTCCAGGCCCTCGGACTCTCCGTGCCGGAGAAGTACGCGGATGTCAGCACCGCGGCCAGCGAATAGCGCGTGCTGAAGGTCGGAAAATCGGAGAACGGCCATGGGCAGCTCAAGAACCGTCCTGAGCCTGCGAACGAAGCTCCTTCTCCTGGTGGAATCGGTCGTTATCGTCTTGGCGGTTGGCGTCAGCCTCTACTTTGCACGCCTCCAGAGAAGTCGGACCCTCGAGGAGATCGACCGCCTGGTGGAGGCTCTGGCTTCTAACCTTGCCTTTCAGGGGCGCTTCGGACTCCTTCTGGGCGACACGGAGGAACTGAACCGTGCACTCCAGTCGGTGCAGGTAGAGGACGTGGTTTACGGCGCCTACCTCGATTCGGCGGGCAATGTGGCGGCGTCCGTCGGCAATGTCCCCAGCCGTAAATGGGTTGCCCCGGAAGAGAAACTCGTGTGGGATGCCCGTGCTGTCGGCGGGGAGAAGGTTCGGGAGGCGGTAGCTCCAGTGCGTGTCCAGGTAATGGGCGCCACTAAGAAGGTAGGAGCGGCGGTTCTGGCTGTGTCCCTCCGGCACCTCCAGGAGGTGCAGGCCAGGGCCATGAAGGTCAGCCTTCTGGTGATCCTCGTGTTTAGCCTTCTGGGCTATTTGGCGACAAGTTTCCTCACCTGGCACATCGTTACGCCGCTTCGGGAGCTCCAGGAGGCCTCGTCCAGGATCGCCTCGGGGGACCGTCAGGTCACGATCGCGGTGCAACGGGCGGACGAAATCGGCAGGCTTGCGGATGCCTTCCGGCGCATGGCGGACGACATTAATCGCGCCTTTGCCGAGCTTGAGTCCCAGCGCCGGGAGGCCGAAAAGCTCCGCGAGGTAGCGGAGGAGGCGCGGCGGACGGTGGAGGCCCACAACCAGAAGCTGCAGGCGGAACTGCACGCTCTCCTCGAGACCGTGGAGCAGATGAGCAGTGGCGACCTGAGCATCCGGATCGACCTGGATACGGACGGCGAGCTTGGGCAGCTGGCGGAGAAGATCCAGATCATGGCCGGGACCCTCCATGACATTCTGGCCGAGATCCGGTCCGTATCCGAGACCCTCGTGGGCGCCGCGAACAAGATTCGAACCTCGACGGAGAACATGGCTTCCTCCGCCTCGGAGCAGACCGCGCAGGTGACGGACGTCGTCAGTAGCATGGCGGAGATTTCCGGCACCATTCGCGAGACGGCCGAGTACATTCAAAAGGTCGCCCACGAGTCGCAAAACGCCAAGGAAATTGCCCGAAAGGGCTACCAGCACGTGGAAGAAATCTATCGCGGACTGGAGGAGATAGTCAGCTCGCAGGAGGCGGTGACAGCCACGATCTCGAACCTGGTTTCCCAGGTGGCCACGATTGGCGAGATCGCCAGCGTCATCGAAGAGATTGCTGACCAGACGAACCTTCTCGCCCTCAACGCCGCGATTGAGGCGGCTCGCGCGGGCGAGCACGGCCGAGGCTTCGCGGTGGTAGCCGAAGAAGTAGGTAAGCTGGCGGAAAGGACGACTACGGCCACCCGGCAGATCGCCCAGGTCATCAAGGCGATCCAGCAACGGACCGCGGAGACCGATCAGTCCGTGGCAGCGGCAAGAAGTGTGGCCGCCCGTGTCACAGAAGCCGCCAGCGTGATGCAGAGGGCGATGCAAGAAATCGTCTCCGGAGCCGAGGTGGTGCAGGAGATGCTCTCCCACGTGGCCACAAGCTCGCAGCAGCAGTCAGCGGCGGCGGAGCAGGTGAGCCGGGGCATGGAAGCAATACGCACGGCCGCCATGGAAACGGCTACCAGCACCCACGAAATCGCCGTGGAAGCTGAAGGGCTTAGCCACCTTGCGGCGCGGCTGGACGGCCTCCTCTCCCAGTTCCGGCTGGAGGAGACCCCCACCCGCGTCACGGAGGTGAGCGCCCCACGCTGGGGTGTGCGCCAGAAGGCGAGAGAATACAGCGTAACCTAACGCGCGGTTGTGGATTTCCTAACAGCTCGATCCGAGCTCGTCAACTCCTCCCTCCCCTCACGTGCCTCGACCGGGTGGCCGCGCCGCAGGCGTGACCACCCGGGCCCATTTTGGGGCCCGTCTTCCCGGAACCGCAAGAGCCCCGAGCAGTAGCAGACGTAGGATGAGCGCGCCGATCTGACATTGGGTGCGAGGTGTGAGAAGCCCCGTATCCGCTCGAGAGTTTGGCCCAGGGACGAAGCGTCCGGTCGTTCAGGTTCATCAATGATCTATGCAAAGGCACCCGGTCCCGTCCTGCGACGAGCAGCGACCGCCCAGCTCCCGACGGCTGTATTGTTGGCCTGGCTGTACCAGGCAGGCTTCGCCCAAGCGGAGCTGTGGGTTCACTGGACGATCTGCCCGCCCCTTCCGCGGGGCCGCGACTTTGAGCTGACCGCCCAGTACGGGGAGGGGACTCGTTATTACCTTGACCGGGACTACACGTTCTCGGGATTTCAGGAGCCGCTCGGCGGCGGTCTTCTTCTTCGCACGTTTAACGACCTCAAGTACGACAGTCTCGTGCACATTGAGGATCGTGACCGCTGGACCTGCCTTGTGTGGGTTGACCGGCCTGCGGTTGTCTACCTCCTGTGGGATTGGCGCACGCTCCATCAGGTACCTCTGTGGCTCTGGAACGCG
This region includes:
- a CDS encoding methyl-accepting chemotaxis protein produces the protein MGSSRTVLSLRTKLLLLVESVVIVLAVGVSLYFARLQRSRTLEEIDRLVEALASNLAFQGRFGLLLGDTEELNRALQSVQVEDVVYGAYLDSAGNVAASVGNVPSRKWVAPEEKLVWDARAVGGEKVREAVAPVRVQVMGATKKVGAAVLAVSLRHLQEVQARAMKVSLLVILVFSLLGYLATSFLTWHIVTPLRELQEASSRIASGDRQVTIAVQRADEIGRLADAFRRMADDINRAFAELESQRREAEKLREVAEEARRTVEAHNQKLQAELHALLETVEQMSSGDLSIRIDLDTDGELGQLAEKIQIMAGTLHDILAEIRSVSETLVGAANKIRTSTENMASSASEQTAQVTDVVSSMAEISGTIRETAEYIQKVAHESQNAKEIARKGYQHVEEIYRGLEEIVSSQEAVTATISNLVSQVATIGEIASVIEEIADQTNLLALNAAIEAARAGEHGRGFAVVAEEVGKLAERTTTATRQIAQVIKAIQQRTAETDQSVAAARSVAARVTEAASVMQRAMQEIVSGAEVVQEMLSHVATSSQQQSAAAEQVSRGMEAIRTAAMETATSTHEIAVEAEGLSHLAARLDGLLSQFRLEETPTRVTEVSAPRWGVRQKAREYSVT
- the hypE gene encoding hydrogenase expression/formation protein HypE, with protein sequence MGERIRLAHGSGGRLTLRLIEEVFRARFGVNEPPDDSFVTDLPHERIAVTTDAHVVEPIFFPGGDIGRLAICGTVNDLAVQGAVPRLITAAFVLEEGLSLVELDRIVASMAQAAETVGARIVAGDTKVVPKGKGDKVYIVTTGLGVVESPYPLSGSNARPGDVVLVSGPVGEHEMAIIAARSGIALDGDFCSDVAPLLDLAAALWRSCEVHAMRDPTRGGLATTLNEISRQSRVAIEVDERSVPVRPEVLGACELLGFDPLYLACEGRLVAVVPESEAERALTVLRTHPLGREAAVVGRVLREPEARVYLRTGIGGRRILDLLSGEQLPRIC
- a CDS encoding YbaK/EbsC family protein; protein product: MPASRLKQFLDEEGVKYVSIKHSRAYTAQEIAAAMHVPGQELAKTVLVKLDGKMAMIVLPASYTVDLEALRKCTGASQAELAREEEFRELFPDCELGAMPPFGNLYGLPVYVDESITQDKEIVFNACSHTEAIRMAYADYERLVHPTHVRCGRHV